A single window of Streptomyces griseoviridis DNA harbors:
- a CDS encoding SDR family oxidoreductase → MFATGGNRGIGLASARAFTELGDRVAVTCHSSEPPQTLTDAGCLAIRCDITDPNHVESAYQQIEERHGPVEVLVANAGITWDTLLTRMSEEDLSTVLDTNLTAVYRTVQRAAHGMLRAGKGRIVLVSSVVALQGAAGQANYAAAKAALIGLVRELGSRNITCNVIAPGLVDTGMTDALSAGRRTALLSQIPLARSAHPDETAAAIRFLASDQASYITGAIIPVDGGSGLGR, encoded by the coding sequence GTGTTCGCCACCGGAGGCAACCGTGGCATCGGGCTCGCTTCCGCGCGCGCCTTCACCGAACTCGGCGACCGGGTCGCGGTCACCTGCCATTCGAGCGAGCCACCGCAGACCCTCACCGACGCGGGCTGCCTGGCCATCCGCTGCGACATCACCGATCCCAACCATGTGGAGTCGGCCTACCAGCAGATCGAGGAGCGGCACGGCCCGGTCGAGGTCTTGGTAGCCAACGCGGGCATCACCTGGGACACGCTGTTGACGCGGATGTCCGAGGAGGACCTGTCCACCGTGCTCGACACCAATCTCACGGCTGTCTATCGTACGGTCCAGCGGGCCGCCCACGGGATGCTGCGAGCGGGAAAGGGGCGGATCGTCCTTGTCTCCTCGGTGGTCGCCCTCCAAGGCGCCGCCGGCCAGGCCAACTACGCCGCTGCCAAGGCCGCTCTGATCGGCCTGGTCCGTGAGCTGGGCTCGCGCAACATCACCTGCAACGTCATCGCACCGGGCTTGGTTGACACCGGCATGACCGACGCCCTCTCAGCCGGTCGGCGCACCGCCTTGCTCAGCCAGATCCCGCTCGCCCGCTCTGCCCATCCCGACGAGACCGCCGCCGCCATCCGGTTCCTCGCCTCTGACCAGGCCAGTTACATCACCGGCGCCATCATCCCGGTCGACGGCGGTTCCGGCCTGGGCCGCTGA